Part of the Enterobacter pseudoroggenkampii genome, AGGTATAACCCCGACAAGAAAAATATAATACATCCTTTTTGCCGCAATGTTTGTCATATCCCTTGATTTAATTTGCTTCATAGACATATCACCTACCCTGTGTTTGGAACTTGTCCCTCTGAGTTTAGTCAGTGGATTGAATAATAGAATAATTATATTGCAGATCTGCTAGCCGATCCATTTTGTCGGTGTTGTTGAATTTTTTTCATACATAAAAGCAAATAATACAATTAGTGGGTTAACTTTTCTCCACAACCTTATGCCAGTTATCTGCAAGCTCTCTTCGAGCCCCCCTCTCCCCTCCTGGCGGAAAAGAGAATCCAACTCGCCATTTTGAACAACCGTTAGAGCACCTAATTTCTGCGCCCCCCAGTTCAACCCACGACTTCGGACCTTCAGTGAAGAGGACATGCCACAATTGGGGCATTTCGGTAGATCAGTCATTCCCCAGCCCCTGCAGACGCTGAAAATTAGCCAGCTTCGCTTTCGTGCGGCCGATTTCGGTCGAGATATGGCGCGATGAGGGAATAATCAGATCATCTGGGCGGCTGGCGAAATGCATTTTCTCTCATTTACGGTCTTAAATTACCATCCTGAGATTTACGCCTCTTATGCATTTGCTAACAAGCTCAACAGTGTAAGCAGGGTCCTTCCTCGAGTTCATATGATTGCAAAAAACAGACTCACGCATACATGGGGACAGCATCTGCGTATGCCTCGGTACTTAACTCTATAGATAATGATGTTCTTCAATTACTTGCCACAAACCCTGAAATTTTTGATTTCGAAACAATTGATGATGGAGTAGTTAACATTAACGACTTTCAGACCATGGGGGTTGTAGCATTTGCGAAAGGACGTCTGTTCTCAATTCTCCCAACTGGAAGTGTGAGGATCATGAATCGCCGAGTTAAGGTAAACGCACCTTATAAGCAGTCTTGCCTTGAAACGAGAGATCGCATGGTTGCAAAACTCTGAGATCGTCTGTGCAGAGCATTCCCAGCATTGCATGAGTTTGGTTGTTAATTTAAAAAACGGTGTGGTATAACGGGAATTGCCGGATATTGAAGTTCGGACAATTTTGGGACATTTTCGGACAGAGCGCCGTAAGTGACTGAAATATAAGACAGATAAAAAGAGACCGAATACGATTCCTGTATTCGGTCCAGGGAAATGGCTCTTGGGAGAGAGCCGTGCGCTAAAAGTTGGCATTAATGCAGGCTAAGTCGCCTTGCCTTTTAAGAATAGATGACGACGCCAGGTTTTCCAGTCCACAGCTAAAGCGGTCGGAAAAAAAGCGCCAGAGCATCATAAAATGTGAAAAACCGCAGTGCTTTCGCAAGCATCTGCGGTTTTTTATTGGAAACCTGAACGTTAGCAGAGCTTGTCGGCACGCTCGATAAACGGCGCCAGACTCATCTTTTGTCCCGGATGCGCCGGGTCATCGATCTGAATAATGCTGATCGGCTGGCCGCTACTCTTGCCGCTGGCTACCTGCTGCTCTGCGGTATCATTTAACGGGTATTGCACCAGCGTGCTCGGGTTAATGGCATACAGCGCATGGCCCGGACGGCAGGTCAGCATCACCTCTTCGCGATTGAACGCCCATTTGTCCTTACCGACTTCAAAACGGCTGACGGTGATAACCTGCGGTGCGGCAAGCGCGCTCCCCGTGCAGGCCAGCAATATGAGAGAAAGTACTGTCTTTTTCATATGATATTTAACCTTGTCAGAAGGGTTCCCAGGTAGCGAACAGACTGACCGTTGCCAGTACCAGCGCGCCCAGCACCACTTCTGCCTGTGTCATCCTGATAAAAATCTGTTGTGCTCGCCCGGTCTCCGGACGAAACCGTGGCACCAGAAAATACCGATTTGCCAGCGCAATTACCACCATCAACGCCACCAGCGCACATTTGAACAACAAAAACTGCACGTAGCCAGCCTGCCAGGGTATATGGACGCCCAGTATCATGAGCGTATTGATCGCTCCGCTGAGCAGCACGCCCGCGACGGCATAATGGCCCACGCGCGAGAAGCGCATCATGGTATAGATGGCGGCATTCTGCCAGCGCCCTTTCGCCAGACGCATGCAGAACAACAGGGGCAGCAATCCGCCAAGCCAGGCTGCAGCGCAGATCAGGTGAAAAGCATAGTTAAGCCGCTGCAACGCCCCCATCGGACCGTCGTTCATCGCCGCGTGACCTACCCCAGCCAGCAGGATAAGCTGGCCCATGGCGAGCAGCAGCAGCCGCGAACCTTTCAGCGGCGCGAGCCATGCTGCAGCGACCGTCATCACAGCAAGAATTATTTGCCACAGCCAGACGCCACCAAACTGTGTCCTAAATACGCCGTACCAGACCTGCGGAGCAAATACATCTCCCCAGCCGTTACCCATCAGTCCGCCCTGAAGCATAAACATCAGGAGTGCAGCCGCCAGGCTCAACAAGGCAGCAACTTTCTGCTGCAGCTGGAAACGCCGGGACATCAGCCGCTGGAGGGAAGAAGGCGCAAACCAGACGCTGTAAAG contains:
- a CDS encoding YebY family protein, encoding MKKTVLSLILLACTGSALAAPQVITVSRFEVGKDKWAFNREEVMLTCRPGHALYAINPSTLVQYPLNDTAEQQVASGKSSGQPISIIQIDDPAHPGQKMSLAPFIERADKLC
- the copD gene encoding copper homeostasis membrane protein CopD produces the protein MLALCYIGLRFIHFGALMLVFGNALYSVWFAPSSLQRLMSRRFQLQQKVAALLSLAAALLMFMLQGGLMGNGWGDVFAPQVWYGVFRTQFGGVWLWQIILAVMTVAAAWLAPLKGSRLLLLAMGQLILLAGVGHAAMNDGPMGALQRLNYAFHLICAAAWLGGLLPLLFCMRLAKGRWQNAAIYTMMRFSRVGHYAVAGVLLSGAINTLMILGVHIPWQAGYVQFLLFKCALVALMVVIALANRYFLVPRFRPETGRAQQIFIRMTQAEVVLGALVLATVSLFATWEPF